The following nucleotide sequence is from Acyrthosiphon pisum isolate AL4f chromosome A2, pea_aphid_22Mar2018_4r6ur, whole genome shotgun sequence.
AAGAGTGAAGTCTATTGGTTAAAGGGATAATAAGGATCAAGGAGGTATCAACTTATCCCtcgaaataatcattttaactttttactcTATTCTATCGTGTGGTTGGaccacaaataatttttatgaataaatttaacaagagtaaaaggagaaaaaaatcatattcaattataacattttgagaCAGTAAACGAGAATAGTAGTATCACTTTTTTCTATGCTACaaccatttttaaaacaatttagttaCAATACAAAATGTACGTGTTCCACATATAAATCATGTGTGATAGTTAAATTTATCCttgcatattttcatataatatatttttataaataatttttttgtaatacaaacaaattaaactaaaactaaaatttatcgtactgaatttttatatcgTTTAATCATTAATTCTCTAGACACGTCATTGAATTCCATTGATTTTGGtactattatcttaaattaaagaCTGGATGATGGAAAGTAAGGCTTTCTGTGATGGTGAACTGGTggataaaaatgttcataggtTTTTTCCACAGCAATAATAGAAGCTGCTAATCCAAAGGCAATTGTAAGCCCACGTTTACCACGGAACcaacatttgaaatattgtgCATAACGACTACCACGATTTGGAGGATATCTCCAAACTTCATTCCTATAATTCAAACATTATGacataagttatatataaaacagttaTTAGAGTAAACTTACAAATAATCATCTGTGgacattatttattgtattttaaaacataaatatcctAAACaagtaaattagttttaaaaaaaattatctttgatATATGAGTGAGAGAATGTATACAGTCTAACAAGATAATATCCGTTTTATATTACAACAACTATAGTAAAGTCAGATATTACCCATCCAAATatcattaatgttataaaaaataatagctaaTACAAATTTGGATAAATGTATAAGTGtgttgcaataaaataattttagatactataaacatttataatgtatgCTAAATTAGAGATTTTTGAGGATTTTTGAGAACTTTCATTccaagattttattaaaatgagatggtataattatcaataactaataaaataattagttacgttcgataatatctaaatataattttttttgttaactataaACATAGACATGCGCTCGGGACAAGCTGGTCAACTTGGAATTTTTTGGAAGCattgataaatatgtataaatgtgttatgtatattattgtttattaaatatcagtGGCGAATCATGGACTCATAATTGTTTGACAAGGTAGTATTAGTGATATAAGTGATATTTtccttaaaaaattgtattttatctaccaacatttaaatattggttttaaatttataagtaaattgtaGATGGTAAGtgtgttgatattatattttttttttaaagtaaggAGCACCATCCAAGAATTGGTacattatagatattaatatattataaattatttcaggcTTGACGGAAATTGGAGTCTACACACCTATGCCTACATTAAACAATCTATAAGTACACTATAAATGCTATATTTTTATCCTAATAATGAAGTATTgtgcgtttttatatttaatatataatatacgtaaaatgAATATACCCATTATTAATTCAAAGAAACTTTACCTCAACCACGGATCTTTAAGTCCTTCGGTAGCTAAAATATTCTTCACCTTCACAAGTTCCGGTACGTTATCAACTTTATATATTCTGTAATCCGGTATTTTGATTTCATGTTCGTGATGGCCACCCAtcgctttaaaaatgtattaattttgattattatactatacaaaaataagtaaagaaatacttacttcttaaaatatatcaggatctctattaatattatttattataaatcaattattgacGCGATTACGCGAAGGAATCGAAATTCGAAGCCTGATTGCCCGAAggataactaaaaaatagttgtaaaataaaacttcTAGTGATTTGATAATAGAAACAGCTGTTAATTTTCAAAGAAGacgtaatatcattataatattctgttgttCTATGATGCTACTATGGTATTAgttggtatataattattggtatacgtctatggtataaatacaaaacaatcaaCATGTTGATGTTTATtgagtaaatagtaaattgttatCTAAGGCGTGACCCAACACTCGTTAAGTCGTAAATAGCTATTAGTTaccatttaatttgttattattttaaatacattttagtttttcataccTATATCTTAGCATATAACTTACATACCTTAGGTATGTTTTTATagatttcgatttttattttttttacggtatttttattgaatattgtaagatataactatttatattcaACAGCGTACGCTATTAGTTATCTAAGTATTTTAAACCAAAGTATTTTACCATGAGTTCTGACAAAATTGACTATCCAAAAGCATCGAGTAAGTGTTGT
It contains:
- the Ndufb3 gene encoding NADH dehydrogenase [ubiquinone] 1 beta subcomplex subunit 3, which translates into the protein MGGHHEHEIKIPDYRIYKVDNVPELVKVKNILATEGLKDPWLRNEVWRYPPNRGSRYAQYFKCWFRGKRGLTIAFGLAASIIAVEKTYEHFYPPVHHHRKPYFPSSSL